The Miscanthus floridulus cultivar M001 chromosome 7, ASM1932011v1, whole genome shotgun sequence genome includes a region encoding these proteins:
- the LOC136464592 gene encoding uncharacterized protein — protein MVATKSKEGESPPGNDDEEFTVELHHGGLFVGQGQNRAYVDEKISWFDHCEVNTWSPLWLEDFILQLHYPKTPSTKMDWLLPGLSLSEGLRMVESTSDTVVMASLVHKVKTFVVYVDHDGTLDGFNLDDIVANPIASLPKVMTPPPPKKPHFVDSNKERPTVDDEEKDNDGGNSGSDDDSDFKDLDYELEEDDYDVFVLCVDDQVTDAGVGKGKVITLGKRGNKGKLPDCDDDVSKDDEELQLPDSDGEGEGNLRFRSFKEKDLRNPIFKVGMLFESVELRRKAVTEYSIKERVQIHYSRNEQKRLKAHCEEGCPWMLYGSIDSRAHGMVLKTYNGTHTCQKKWKVKRLTSRWLANKYVESFRADQKMTLVNFSRIV, from the exons ATGGTGGCCACCAAGAGCAAGGAAGGGGAATCCCCACCCG ggaatgatgatgaagagttCACTGTAGAGTTGCATCATGGCGGGTTGTTTGTTGGTCAAGGTCAGAACAGGGCTTATGTTGATGAGAAAATCAGTTGGTTTGATCACTGCGAAGTAAACACATGGTCTCCATTGTGGCTAGAAGATTTTATTTTACAGTTGCACTATCCAAAGACTCCATCAACGAAAATGGACTGGTTGCTGCCTGGTCTGTCCCTCTCAGAAGGCCTTAGGATGGTGGAATCAACTTCTGATACAGTGGTTATGGCATCACTTGTGCACAAAGTTAAGACCTTTGTAGTGTATGTGGATCATGATGGTACTCTAGATGGTTTCAATTTGGATGACATAGTGGCAAACCCAATTGCATCTTTGCCTAAGGtcatgacccccccccccccaaagaaGCCTCATTTTGTTGACAGTAACAAGGAAAGGCCAACTGTAGATGATGAAGAGAAAGACAATGATGGTGGCAACAGTGGGAGTGATGATGACTCAGATTTCAAAGATTTAGACTATGAATTGGAAGAGGATGATTACGACGTATTTGTTCTGTGTGTAGATGACCAAGTGACAGATGCGGGGGTTGGTAAGGGGAAGGTCATAACACTAGGCAAGAGAGGAAACAAAGGAAAGCTACCAGACTGTGATGATGATGtgtctaaagatgatgaagaattacaGCTACCAGACTCTGatggagaaggggaaggaaactTGAGGTTCAGGTCTTTCAAGGAGAAAGACTTGAGAAATCCAATATTCAAAGTGGGCATGCTCTTTGAATCAGTTGAGCTACGTAGGAAGGCAGTCACTGAATACAGTATAAAGGAAAGAGTTCAAATCCACTACTCCAGGAATGAGCAGAAGAGGTTGAAGGCACACTGTGAAGAAGGTTGTCCCTGGATGCTTTATGGATCAATTGATAGCAGAGCTCATGGAATGGTCCTGAAGACATACAATGGCACACACACTTGCCAGAAGAAGTGGAAAGTCAAGAGACTCACCTCCAGATGGTTAGCTAACAAGTATGTGGAATCCTTCAGGGCTGACCAAAAGATGACCCTAGTCAACTTTTCAAGAATTGTCTAA
- the LOC136464591 gene encoding uncharacterized protein isoform X1, with protein sequence MVRDDEVGRSFPLDLGESIRPASGEHILLWTNPYLCDSEPHPVPSQPSNETHLCRLPSYLEDDGEAVMATAENKRPRLSSRAEKKPSRKEILERKKATEELIRKAVAVKDHLALFSDFHKYQRNGLSVYLESGRGHQLALPMRKYIQNLLKVNMEEPYGAEWPSEEKVKRREMVVPEARYIFVKQYSNGFITENSMKEGTEVEHMHAACSESCLLGFVHYRFVVEEELPVLYVYELQMEPSAQGKGLGKFMMQLIEQMACKNQMGAVMLTVQKANTQAMAFYTKLRYVISSTSPSRVDPQIGLEKSYEILCKAFDSEAKSKLEDGDY encoded by the exons ATGGTGCGCGATGACGAAGTGGGACGCTCCTTTCCGCTTGATTTGGGAGAATCGATCCGTCCCGCATCTGGTGAGCATATTCTCCTTTGGACGAACCCATACCTCTGTGACTCTGAACCCCATCCCGTCCCGTCACAACCTTCAAATGAAACGCACCTCTGCCGCCTGCCCTCCTATCTTGAAGACGACGGGGAAGCGGTCATGGCGACGGCGGAGAACAAGAGGCCCAGGCTCAGCAGTCGAGCAGAGAAGAAGCCAAGTAGGAAGGAG ATTTTGGAAAGGAAGAAAGCGACCGAGGAACTTATAAGGAAAGCTGTAGCTGTGAAGGACCATCTAGCTCTATTCTCTGACTTCCATAAATATCAGAGAAATG GTCTTTCAGTGTACCTAGAGTCTGGACGTGGTCATCAACTCGCATTACCAATGAGGAAATACATCCAAAATCTTCTTAAG GTTAACATGGAGGAACCCTATGGAGCAGAATGGCCTTCAGAAGAGAAAGTTAAGCGTCGGGAGATGGTTGTCCCAGAAGCACGATATATCTTTGTGAAGCAATATTCTAATGGTTTTATTACTGAAAATTCCATGAAGGAAGGCACGGAGGTGGAACATATGCATGCGGCATGTAGTGAAAGCTGCTTGCTTGGTTTTGTACACTATAGATTTGTTGTGGAAGAGGAGCTGCCTGTTCTTTATGTGTATGAACTACAAATGGAGCCTTCTGCCCAGGGTAAGGGGCTGGGGAAGTTTATGATGCAGTTGATTGAACAGATGGCTTGCAAG AACCAAATGGGAGCTGTGATGCTAACAGTTCAGAAAGCTAACACTCAAGCGATGGCTTTCTATACCAAGTTGAG ATATGTGATATCTAGTACCTCACCATCGCGAGTCGATCCTCAG ATAGGACTTGAAAAAAGCTATGAGATTTTGTGCAAGGCGTTTGACTCTGAAGCTAAGTCAAAATTAGAG GATGGGGACTATTAA
- the LOC136464591 gene encoding uncharacterized protein isoform X2: MTKWDAPFRLIWENRSVPHLVSIFSFGRTHTSVTLNPIPSRHNLQMKRTSAACPPILKTTGKRSWRRRRTRGPGSAVEQRRSQILERKKATEELIRKAVAVKDHLALFSDFHKYQRNGLSVYLESGRGHQLALPMRKYIQNLLKVNMEEPYGAEWPSEEKVKRREMVVPEARYIFVKQYSNGFITENSMKEGTEVEHMHAACSESCLLGFVHYRFVVEEELPVLYVYELQMEPSAQGKGLGKFMMQLIEQMACKNQMGAVMLTVQKANTQAMAFYTKLRYVISSTSPSRVDPQIGLEKSYEILCKAFDSEAKSKLEDGDY; the protein is encoded by the exons ATGACGAAGTGGGACGCTCCTTTCCGCTTGATTTGGGAGAATCGATCCGTCCCGCATCTGGTGAGCATATTCTCCTTTGGACGAACCCATACCTCTGTGACTCTGAACCCCATCCCGTCCCGTCACAACCTTCAAATGAAACGCACCTCTGCCGCCTGCCCTCCTATCTTGAAGACGACGGGGAAGCGGTCATGGCGACGGCGGAGAACAAGAGGCCCAGGCTCAGCAGTCGAGCAGAGAAGAAGCCAA ATTTTGGAAAGGAAGAAAGCGACCGAGGAACTTATAAGGAAAGCTGTAGCTGTGAAGGACCATCTAGCTCTATTCTCTGACTTCCATAAATATCAGAGAAATG GTCTTTCAGTGTACCTAGAGTCTGGACGTGGTCATCAACTCGCATTACCAATGAGGAAATACATCCAAAATCTTCTTAAG GTTAACATGGAGGAACCCTATGGAGCAGAATGGCCTTCAGAAGAGAAAGTTAAGCGTCGGGAGATGGTTGTCCCAGAAGCACGATATATCTTTGTGAAGCAATATTCTAATGGTTTTATTACTGAAAATTCCATGAAGGAAGGCACGGAGGTGGAACATATGCATGCGGCATGTAGTGAAAGCTGCTTGCTTGGTTTTGTACACTATAGATTTGTTGTGGAAGAGGAGCTGCCTGTTCTTTATGTGTATGAACTACAAATGGAGCCTTCTGCCCAGGGTAAGGGGCTGGGGAAGTTTATGATGCAGTTGATTGAACAGATGGCTTGCAAG AACCAAATGGGAGCTGTGATGCTAACAGTTCAGAAAGCTAACACTCAAGCGATGGCTTTCTATACCAAGTTGAG ATATGTGATATCTAGTACCTCACCATCGCGAGTCGATCCTCAG ATAGGACTTGAAAAAAGCTATGAGATTTTGTGCAAGGCGTTTGACTCTGAAGCTAAGTCAAAATTAGAG GATGGGGACTATTAA